TCAGTTTGGCATCAAAACCGTGTCGATAACGTGGATGACGCCGTTCGACTGCTTCACGTCGGCTGCCTGCTGTTCATTCCGGCATCGCAGAACGCGGTCTACGAACTGTTCCTCTTCGCGCTGTTCGTGCTGGCGAGCGGGGTGGTGATCGTCCAGGTCGTCGCCAATCCGCTGATCTCGCTGCTCGGCAAGCCCGAGACCGCACACAGCCGGCTGACCTTTGCGCAGGCGTTCAATTCGCTGGGCACGACGATCTTTCCGATCGCCGGGTCGGCGCTGATCCTCGGCAGTCTTGCGACGGTCACCGCCGACCAGCTTTCGGGCGCCGAACTCGACGCCTATCGCATCGCCGAGAGCCAGGCGATCGTCCATGGCTATCTGGGCATCGCGGTCGCGCTGCTGGTGGTCGCGGGCGCGGTGTGGCTGTTCCGTAACCGGCTGCAGGGCGAACGGCACGAGGCGAGCGCCGGGCTGGCGGGCTTCGACCTGCTGAAGCGCCCGCGCTTCGGCTTCGGCGCGCTCTGCATCTTCCTTTATGTCGGCGCCGAAGTGTCGATCGGGTCGCTGATCGTCAGCTATCTGATGCAGGGGCATGTCATGGCGCTGCCCGAACAGGCGGCGGGCAAGCTGATCGGGCTGTACTGGGGTGGCGCGATGATCGGCCGCTTCATCGGCTCGGCGGCGATGCGTCTGGTGAGCCCGGGCAAGCTGCTCGCCTGTGTCGCGGCGGGTGCGATCGGGCTGATCCTGATCTCGATCAGCACGACCGGCGCCGTCTCGGGCTACAGCCTGCTCGCGATCGGCCTGATGAACGCCATCATGTTCCCGACGATCTTCAGCCTCGCGTCCGAGCGGCTCGGCAGCCGGGCGGCCGACGGTTCGGGAATCATCAATGTCGCCATCTTCGGCGGCGCGGTCATCCCGCTCGCAACCGGCGCGCTCGCCGATGTGACCGGGAGTCTCGGGCTGGCGCTGCTGTTGCCAGCCGCTTGCTACGCGATCATCGCGGCGTTCGGCATCTATGCGCGGCGGCCGGCGGCCGTGTGAAGTTCGCTCCCAAATCTTGGTTTGGCCGGAAGGCGCATAGTGGTGGGCGTTGGTTGGTACGGCTGCTTTTCCCGTCTCGCGCCCGTAATGCAGACCGTCCGCAAACGGCCAATTGTCGATTACAGGCAATCACGCGTCTCTGGAAGGCCAAAGCCGAAATTGTCGATAGGTCTCCCGTTGGAAACCTTCCGACAAAGACGACGGCAGAGCTTGGCTTGGCCTTGCTCGAATCCCCGGCAGGGTTGCACCCGCACGACGCTGCGTCCACAGGGACCCATGCCCGCCAAGCCGACTCGTCCGCGCTGGCTGCGCCTCTGGCAGCTGCGCATCAACCGACGCGCGAAAACCGAAGTGGTCGATATTCACCGCCGCATCGCGATGATCAGCGGCGCGGTGCTGCTCGGTCTTGTGGCGCTGGCATTCGCCGCTGCCGGCGATCGCGCCCAGCGACTGATCTTCATGGCGACCGCCCGGATATGGTGGCTTCCGCTCCTGATCACGCCCGCCGGCTTCGCGTTGATCGTGTGGACTGCGAACCGCTATTTCCCGGCATCGCGCGGGTCGGGCATCCCCCAGATCATTGCCGCGAGCCGGCGTCCCGAGCAGGAAGCGAAGGGACCGCTGGTCTCGCTTCGCACAGCCTTTGCCAAGCTGGGGCTCACGCTCGCCACACTCGCGGTGGGCGGATCGGTCGGCCGTGAGGGGCCGACGGTGCAGGTAAGCGCGGCAATCATGGTAGCGGTGCACCGCTTGCTGCGCGTGCGCATTACCCCCGGCGTCTTCATTGCAGGCGGCGCAGCGGGCGTCGCGGCGGCGTTCAACACGCCGTTGGGCGGGATCGCATTTGCGATCGAAGAACTTGCGGCGGCTTATGAGCAGCGCGTGGCCGTCCTCACAATGGGCGCGGTGATGATCTCCGGTCTTGTCAGCCTCTCGATCGCTGGCGACTATATCTATTTCGGTGTGATGCGCGACACGCTGCCCGTATCCGATGTGCTGCTGGTCGCACCCGTGGTCGGTTTAGGTGGCGGCCTGCTCGGCGGCCTGTTTTCGCGCGTCGTC
The Sphingopyxis macrogoltabida genome window above contains:
- a CDS encoding chloride channel protein, encoding MPAKPTRPRWLRLWQLRINRRAKTEVVDIHRRIAMISGAVLLGLVALAFAAAGDRAQRLIFMATARIWWLPLLITPAGFALIVWTANRYFPASRGSGIPQIIAASRRPEQEAKGPLVSLRTAFAKLGLTLATLAVGGSVGREGPTVQVSAAIMVAVHRLLRVRITPGVFIAGGAAGVAAAFNTPLGGIAFAIEELAAAYEQRVAVLTMGAVMISGLVSLSIAGDYIYFGVMRDTLPVSDVLLVAPVVGLGGGLLGGLFSRVVLAASERASPWARRAASRPVLFAAGCGLVVAIVGIASGGATWGTGYDITKFLVEGHRGELWLFPAKFTAALASTLSGAPGGIFAPSLAVGAGFGNLLTPIFPGSPAGAVVMMGMVAYFVGVVRAPLTAVIILIEATAARGVILPLFATALIADWASAQICPTRLYHGLSKRVVSSARTSDDPRRDAPQSPGL
- the gluP gene encoding glucose/galactose MFS transporter; amino-acid sequence: MDDAVRLLHVGCLLFIPASQNAVYELFLFALFVLASGVVIVQVVANPLISLLGKPETAHSRLTFAQAFNSLGTTIFPIAGSALILGSLATVTADQLSGAELDAYRIAESQAIVHGYLGIAVALLVVAGAVWLFRNRLQGERHEASAGLAGFDLLKRPRFGFGALCIFLYVGAEVSIGSLIVSYLMQGHVMALPEQAAGKLIGLYWGGAMIGRFIGSAAMRLVSPGKLLACVAAGAIGLILISISTTGAVSGYSLLAIGLMNAIMFPTIFSLASERLGSRAADGSGIINVAIFGGAVIPLATGALADVTGSLGLALLLPAACYAIIAAFGIYARRPAAV